The proteins below are encoded in one region of Vespula pensylvanica isolate Volc-1 chromosome 4, ASM1446617v1, whole genome shotgun sequence:
- the LOC122628814 gene encoding protein O-GlcNAcase isoform X2 produces MAETNGAANLNTKNGNFICGVVEGFYGRPWTTEQRKDLFQKLKKWGMDSYLYAPKDDYKHRAYWRDLYTVEEAEHLTGLITAARECGITFYYALSPGLDITYSSAKEVAALKRKLEQVSQFGCTAFALLFDDIEPEMSEADKEMFQSFAHAQVSVTNDIFQHLGQPRFLLCPTQYCATRAIPNVSSSEYLNTLGMKLAQEIDIMWTGPKVISRLLTVESIEEITEVLRRPPVIWDNLHANDYDQKRVFLGPYSGRSPDLIPKLRGVLTNPNCEYGANFVAIHTLAQWSRCNIDGKRDLSLNDTVSADIKLETETEDGVVGEDVPSTLSPNMYHPRHALKNAISEWLSEFNKKKVAWGVIAKPQPCVAPTIPIPIIPSVNTCMSLTSTTTTTVPATPTPVTNSNHLQALAEVCSTVTSSDSFAQPSSGPMMNSLVSDTKVISEPIVSTISPSVGNEAITTTVSSVEPMDCNTTPSDSPAHGIKIHVEDDIMVENTSTCSEASAGMQVEVDGTSPTVNGTQMIIENDSESHENTDNVDQDSSSIKDADKQLTQEDLCLLCDLFYLPFEHGGQGIQLLQEFNWLKSNAHVVMKKSKEEDAASQSDIEEWHARAAKLNDMCNAVNRLFQRLTYCNNRELLYDLYSYMWDMRGVVSLLNSYVKWLAFGRFPATMTTYTQGSYTWFSNGWKETFMSGDQEPWVFRGGLTADLQRLIPVDSGNDLFVYKVSEIPSSKIYTIRPYLASDEEAVYAVCNQICNCTGSSAVADKLVGGFLTLSPELCMIVEDENGIVGYALAALNVKSYNQRLAVSWIPELKMKYPLDNGMNNLPQDIQDAIQYFHTFSPDVSEQLCRHHPSKLLCAILPTVTDQSIPKRLITCVLAALRANGSFGVHTTMCSTDKETNDFYTKLGFVELNPAQEEHPGIKTMCRSF; encoded by the exons ATGGCGGAGACAAACGGGGCCGCAAATTTAAACACTAAAAACGGAAACTTCATTTGCGGTGTAGTAGAAG GATTTTACGGAAGACCATGGACGACGGAACAACGAAAGGATTTGTTTCAAAA ACTAAAAAAATGGGGAATGGACTCATATTTATATGCACCCAAGGACGATTATAAACATCGCGCGTACTGGAGAGATTTGTATACTGTGGAAGAAGCTGAACATCTAACGGGTTTGATCACAGCTGCTAGAGAATGCGGCATCACGTTTTATTATGCTCTATCTCCAGGATTAGATATCACATATTCCAGTGCCAAGGAAGTAGCAgctttaaagagaaaattagaaCAAGTCAGCCAATTTGGTTGTACCGCATTTGCCTTATTATTCGATGACATAGAGCCTGAAATGAGCGAAGCAGACAAAGAAATGTTTCAATCGTTTGCGCATGCAcaagta TCTGTCACCAATGACATTTTTCAACACCTCGGACAACCTCGTTTTCTTCTATGTCCGACACAATATTGCGCAACTCGAGCAATACCCAACGTGTCCTCTTCCGAGTACTTAAATACCCTTGGAATGAAATTAGCTCAAGAAATTGACATTATGTGGACGGGTCCTAAAGTAATATCAAGGCTCTTAACTGTTGAATCTATCGAAGAAATTACAGAAGTTCTTAGAAGGCCGCCTGTTATTTGGGATAACTTGCATGCCAATGATTACGATCAAAAAAGGGTTTTCCTCGGACCGTACTCAGGTAGATCACCTGATCTTATTCCTAAACTGAGAGGTGTTTTAACGAATCCAAATTGTGAGTATGGCGCGAATTTTGTCGCTATTCACACGCTGGCACAATGGAGCAGGTGCAATATCGATGGCAAGAGAGATTTAAGTCTGA ACGACACTGTATCTGCtgatattaaattagaaacaGAGACGGAAGATGGAGTTGTCGGGGAAGACGTTCCTTCAACTTTATCTCCAAACATGTATCATCCACGTCATGCGCTCAAAAATGCGATAAGCGAATGGTTATcagaatttaataagaaaaaagtagcgTGGGGTGTCATCGCGAAACCACAGCCATGCGTAGCTCCGACAATACCAATCCCGATTATTCCTTCTGTAAATACATGTATGAGCTTGACATccacaacgacaacaacggtTCCTGCAACTCCTACACCAGTAACTAATTCGAATCACCTTCAAGCATTGGCTGAAGTATGCTCTACTGTTACAAGTAGCGATAGTTTTGCTCAACCTTCTTCTGGACCCATGATGAATTCTTTAGTATCTGATACCAAAGTAATCAGTGAACCTATAGTTTCAACGATATCTCCCAGTGTAGGAAACGAGGCGATTACAACGACCGTATCTTCGGTCGAACCAATGGATTGTAACACGACCCCGAGTGATTCTCCTGCTCATGGAATAAAAATACACGTAGAAGACGACATCATGGTGGAAAACACTTCT ACATGTAGTGAAGCTTCTGCAGGTATGCAAGTAGAAGTAGATGGTACTTCTCCTACAGTAAATGGTACACAAATGATAATCGAGAACGACAGCGAATCTCATGAGAATACTGATAATGTAGATCAAGATTCTTCATCGATAAAAGATGCAGACAAACAATTGACTCAAGAGGATTTATGCCTGTTATGTGATTTATTCTACTTACCGTTTGAACATGGTGGTCAAGGTATTCAATTGTTACAAGAATTCAACTGGCTAAAGAGCAATGCTCATGTCGTTAtgaagaaatcgaaagaagaggATGCTGCTTCACAATCCGAT ataGAAGAGTGGCATGCTCGTGCAgctaaattaaatgatatgtGTAATGCAGTAAATAGATTGTTTCAACGACTTACTTACTGTAATAATCGCGAACTATTATATGATTTGTATTCATATATGTGGGACATGAGAGGAGTTGTATCATTGCTAAATAGTTATGTAAAATGGTTAG CATTTGGCAGATTCCCAGCGACGATGACAACGTATACCCAGGGAAGCTACACAT GGTTTTCGAACGGTtggaaagaaacatttatgaGTGGTGATCAAGAACCATGGGTCTTTCGCGGTGGTCTTACTGCTGACCTACAG AGATTAATTCCAGTGGACAGCGGTaacgatttatttgtttataaagtCTCAGAAATACCTagtagtaaaatatatacaatacggCCTTACTTAGCGAGCGATGAAGAAGCAGTTTACGCAGTATGCAATCAAATTTGTAACTGCACGGGATCATCGGCTGTAGCAGACAA ATTAGTCGGTGGATTTTTAACATTAAGTCCTGAATTATGTATGATTGTTGAAGATGAGAATGGAATAGTAGGATACGCACTAGCTGCCTTAAATGTTAAATCTTATAATCAGAGGTTGGCAGTTTCTTGGATTCCTGAATTAAAGATGAAATATCCCTTGGATAATGGTATGAATAATTTACCACAGGATATTCAA gatGCGATACAGTATTTTCATACATTTAGTCCAGATGTATCAGAACAATTGTGTAGACATCATCCATCAAAACTTTTGTGCGCAATACTACCTACTGTAACAGATCAGTCAATTCCTAAAAGATTGATTACTTGTGTCTTAGCAGCTTTAAGAGCTAATG gTTCTTTCGGAGTTCATACAACCATGTGCTCAACAGATAAGGAAActaatgatttttatacaaaattaggATTTGTTGAATTGAATCCAGCACAGGAGGAACATCCTGGAATAAAAACGATGTGTAGAAGTTTCTAA
- the LOC122628814 gene encoding protein O-GlcNAcase isoform X3 — MAETNGAANLNTKNGNFICGVVEGFYGRPWTTEQRKDLFQKLKKWGMDSYLYAPKDDYKHRAYWRDLYTVEEAEHLTGLITAARECGITFYYALSPGLDITYSSAKEVAALKRKLEQVSQFGCTAFALLFDDIEPEMSEADKEMFQSFAHAQVSVTNDIFQHLGQPRFLLCPTQYCATRAIPNVSSSEYLNTLGMKLAQEIDIMWTGPKVISRLLTVESIEEITEVLRRPPVIWDNLHANDYDQKRVFLGPYSGRSPDLIPKLRGVLTNPNCEYGANFVAIHTLAQWSRCNIDGKRDLSLNDTVSADIKLETETEDGVVGEDVPSTLSPNMYHPRHALKNAISEWLSEFNKKKVAWGVIAKPQPCVAPTIPIPIIPSVNTCMSLTSTTTTTVPATPTPVTNSNHLQALAEVCSTVTSSDSFAQPSSGPMMNSLVSDTKVISEPIVSTISPSVGNEAITTTVSSVEPMDCNTTPSDSPAHGIKIHVEDDIMVENTSTCSEASAGMQVEVDGTSPTVNGTQMIIENDSESHENTDNVDQDSSSIKDADKQLTQEDLCLLCDLFYLPFEHGGQGIQLLQEFNWLKSNAHVVMKKSKEEDAASQSDIEEWHARAAKLNDMCNAVNRLFQRLTYCNNRELLYDLYSYMWDMRGVVSLLNSYVKWLGFSNGWKETFMSGDQEPWVFRGGLTADLQRLIPVDSGNDLFVYKVSEIPSSKIYTIRPYLASDEEAVYAVCNQICNCTGSSAVADKLVGGFLTLSPELCMIVEDENGIVGYALAALNVKSYNQRLAVSWIPELKMKYPLDNGMNNLPQDIQDAIQYFHTFSPDVSEQLCRHHPSKLLCAILPTVTDQSIPKRLITCVLAALRANGSFGVHTTMCSTDKETNDFYTKLGFVELNPAQEEHPGIKTMCRSF; from the exons ATGGCGGAGACAAACGGGGCCGCAAATTTAAACACTAAAAACGGAAACTTCATTTGCGGTGTAGTAGAAG GATTTTACGGAAGACCATGGACGACGGAACAACGAAAGGATTTGTTTCAAAA ACTAAAAAAATGGGGAATGGACTCATATTTATATGCACCCAAGGACGATTATAAACATCGCGCGTACTGGAGAGATTTGTATACTGTGGAAGAAGCTGAACATCTAACGGGTTTGATCACAGCTGCTAGAGAATGCGGCATCACGTTTTATTATGCTCTATCTCCAGGATTAGATATCACATATTCCAGTGCCAAGGAAGTAGCAgctttaaagagaaaattagaaCAAGTCAGCCAATTTGGTTGTACCGCATTTGCCTTATTATTCGATGACATAGAGCCTGAAATGAGCGAAGCAGACAAAGAAATGTTTCAATCGTTTGCGCATGCAcaa GTTTCTGTCACCAATGACATTTTTCAACACCTCGGACAACCTCGTTTTCTTCTATGTCCGACACAATATTGCGCAACTCGAGCAATACCCAACGTGTCCTCTTCCGAGTACTTAAATACCCTTGGAATGAAATTAGCTCAAGAAATTGACATTATGTGGACGGGTCCTAAAGTAATATCAAGGCTCTTAACTGTTGAATCTATCGAAGAAATTACAGAAGTTCTTAGAAGGCCGCCTGTTATTTGGGATAACTTGCATGCCAATGATTACGATCAAAAAAGGGTTTTCCTCGGACCGTACTCAGGTAGATCACCTGATCTTATTCCTAAACTGAGAGGTGTTTTAACGAATCCAAATTGTGAGTATGGCGCGAATTTTGTCGCTATTCACACGCTGGCACAATGGAGCAGGTGCAATATCGATGGCAAGAGAGATTTAAGTCTGA ACGACACTGTATCTGCtgatattaaattagaaacaGAGACGGAAGATGGAGTTGTCGGGGAAGACGTTCCTTCAACTTTATCTCCAAACATGTATCATCCACGTCATGCGCTCAAAAATGCGATAAGCGAATGGTTATcagaatttaataagaaaaaagtagcgTGGGGTGTCATCGCGAAACCACAGCCATGCGTAGCTCCGACAATACCAATCCCGATTATTCCTTCTGTAAATACATGTATGAGCTTGACATccacaacgacaacaacggtTCCTGCAACTCCTACACCAGTAACTAATTCGAATCACCTTCAAGCATTGGCTGAAGTATGCTCTACTGTTACAAGTAGCGATAGTTTTGCTCAACCTTCTTCTGGACCCATGATGAATTCTTTAGTATCTGATACCAAAGTAATCAGTGAACCTATAGTTTCAACGATATCTCCCAGTGTAGGAAACGAGGCGATTACAACGACCGTATCTTCGGTCGAACCAATGGATTGTAACACGACCCCGAGTGATTCTCCTGCTCATGGAATAAAAATACACGTAGAAGACGACATCATGGTGGAAAACACTTCT ACATGTAGTGAAGCTTCTGCAGGTATGCAAGTAGAAGTAGATGGTACTTCTCCTACAGTAAATGGTACACAAATGATAATCGAGAACGACAGCGAATCTCATGAGAATACTGATAATGTAGATCAAGATTCTTCATCGATAAAAGATGCAGACAAACAATTGACTCAAGAGGATTTATGCCTGTTATGTGATTTATTCTACTTACCGTTTGAACATGGTGGTCAAGGTATTCAATTGTTACAAGAATTCAACTGGCTAAAGAGCAATGCTCATGTCGTTAtgaagaaatcgaaagaagaggATGCTGCTTCACAATCCGAT ataGAAGAGTGGCATGCTCGTGCAgctaaattaaatgatatgtGTAATGCAGTAAATAGATTGTTTCAACGACTTACTTACTGTAATAATCGCGAACTATTATATGATTTGTATTCATATATGTGGGACATGAGAGGAGTTGTATCATTGCTAAATAGTTATGTAAAATGGTTAG GGTTTTCGAACGGTtggaaagaaacatttatgaGTGGTGATCAAGAACCATGGGTCTTTCGCGGTGGTCTTACTGCTGACCTACAG AGATTAATTCCAGTGGACAGCGGTaacgatttatttgtttataaagtCTCAGAAATACCTagtagtaaaatatatacaatacggCCTTACTTAGCGAGCGATGAAGAAGCAGTTTACGCAGTATGCAATCAAATTTGTAACTGCACGGGATCATCGGCTGTAGCAGACAA ATTAGTCGGTGGATTTTTAACATTAAGTCCTGAATTATGTATGATTGTTGAAGATGAGAATGGAATAGTAGGATACGCACTAGCTGCCTTAAATGTTAAATCTTATAATCAGAGGTTGGCAGTTTCTTGGATTCCTGAATTAAAGATGAAATATCCCTTGGATAATGGTATGAATAATTTACCACAGGATATTCAA gatGCGATACAGTATTTTCATACATTTAGTCCAGATGTATCAGAACAATTGTGTAGACATCATCCATCAAAACTTTTGTGCGCAATACTACCTACTGTAACAGATCAGTCAATTCCTAAAAGATTGATTACTTGTGTCTTAGCAGCTTTAAGAGCTAATG gTTCTTTCGGAGTTCATACAACCATGTGCTCAACAGATAAGGAAActaatgatttttatacaaaattaggATTTGTTGAATTGAATCCAGCACAGGAGGAACATCCTGGAATAAAAACGATGTGTAGAAGTTTCTAA
- the LOC122628814 gene encoding protein O-GlcNAcase isoform X1, with protein MAETNGAANLNTKNGNFICGVVEGFYGRPWTTEQRKDLFQKLKKWGMDSYLYAPKDDYKHRAYWRDLYTVEEAEHLTGLITAARECGITFYYALSPGLDITYSSAKEVAALKRKLEQVSQFGCTAFALLFDDIEPEMSEADKEMFQSFAHAQVSVTNDIFQHLGQPRFLLCPTQYCATRAIPNVSSSEYLNTLGMKLAQEIDIMWTGPKVISRLLTVESIEEITEVLRRPPVIWDNLHANDYDQKRVFLGPYSGRSPDLIPKLRGVLTNPNCEYGANFVAIHTLAQWSRCNIDGKRDLSLNDTVSADIKLETETEDGVVGEDVPSTLSPNMYHPRHALKNAISEWLSEFNKKKVAWGVIAKPQPCVAPTIPIPIIPSVNTCMSLTSTTTTTVPATPTPVTNSNHLQALAEVCSTVTSSDSFAQPSSGPMMNSLVSDTKVISEPIVSTISPSVGNEAITTTVSSVEPMDCNTTPSDSPAHGIKIHVEDDIMVENTSTCSEASAGMQVEVDGTSPTVNGTQMIIENDSESHENTDNVDQDSSSIKDADKQLTQEDLCLLCDLFYLPFEHGGQGIQLLQEFNWLKSNAHVVMKKSKEEDAASQSDIEEWHARAAKLNDMCNAVNRLFQRLTYCNNRELLYDLYSYMWDMRGVVSLLNSYVKWLAFGRFPATMTTYTQGSYTWFSNGWKETFMSGDQEPWVFRGGLTADLQRLIPVDSGNDLFVYKVSEIPSSKIYTIRPYLASDEEAVYAVCNQICNCTGSSAVADKLVGGFLTLSPELCMIVEDENGIVGYALAALNVKSYNQRLAVSWIPELKMKYPLDNGMNNLPQDIQDAIQYFHTFSPDVSEQLCRHHPSKLLCAILPTVTDQSIPKRLITCVLAALRANGSFGVHTTMCSTDKETNDFYTKLGFVELNPAQEEHPGIKTMCRSF; from the exons ATGGCGGAGACAAACGGGGCCGCAAATTTAAACACTAAAAACGGAAACTTCATTTGCGGTGTAGTAGAAG GATTTTACGGAAGACCATGGACGACGGAACAACGAAAGGATTTGTTTCAAAA ACTAAAAAAATGGGGAATGGACTCATATTTATATGCACCCAAGGACGATTATAAACATCGCGCGTACTGGAGAGATTTGTATACTGTGGAAGAAGCTGAACATCTAACGGGTTTGATCACAGCTGCTAGAGAATGCGGCATCACGTTTTATTATGCTCTATCTCCAGGATTAGATATCACATATTCCAGTGCCAAGGAAGTAGCAgctttaaagagaaaattagaaCAAGTCAGCCAATTTGGTTGTACCGCATTTGCCTTATTATTCGATGACATAGAGCCTGAAATGAGCGAAGCAGACAAAGAAATGTTTCAATCGTTTGCGCATGCAcaa GTTTCTGTCACCAATGACATTTTTCAACACCTCGGACAACCTCGTTTTCTTCTATGTCCGACACAATATTGCGCAACTCGAGCAATACCCAACGTGTCCTCTTCCGAGTACTTAAATACCCTTGGAATGAAATTAGCTCAAGAAATTGACATTATGTGGACGGGTCCTAAAGTAATATCAAGGCTCTTAACTGTTGAATCTATCGAAGAAATTACAGAAGTTCTTAGAAGGCCGCCTGTTATTTGGGATAACTTGCATGCCAATGATTACGATCAAAAAAGGGTTTTCCTCGGACCGTACTCAGGTAGATCACCTGATCTTATTCCTAAACTGAGAGGTGTTTTAACGAATCCAAATTGTGAGTATGGCGCGAATTTTGTCGCTATTCACACGCTGGCACAATGGAGCAGGTGCAATATCGATGGCAAGAGAGATTTAAGTCTGA ACGACACTGTATCTGCtgatattaaattagaaacaGAGACGGAAGATGGAGTTGTCGGGGAAGACGTTCCTTCAACTTTATCTCCAAACATGTATCATCCACGTCATGCGCTCAAAAATGCGATAAGCGAATGGTTATcagaatttaataagaaaaaagtagcgTGGGGTGTCATCGCGAAACCACAGCCATGCGTAGCTCCGACAATACCAATCCCGATTATTCCTTCTGTAAATACATGTATGAGCTTGACATccacaacgacaacaacggtTCCTGCAACTCCTACACCAGTAACTAATTCGAATCACCTTCAAGCATTGGCTGAAGTATGCTCTACTGTTACAAGTAGCGATAGTTTTGCTCAACCTTCTTCTGGACCCATGATGAATTCTTTAGTATCTGATACCAAAGTAATCAGTGAACCTATAGTTTCAACGATATCTCCCAGTGTAGGAAACGAGGCGATTACAACGACCGTATCTTCGGTCGAACCAATGGATTGTAACACGACCCCGAGTGATTCTCCTGCTCATGGAATAAAAATACACGTAGAAGACGACATCATGGTGGAAAACACTTCT ACATGTAGTGAAGCTTCTGCAGGTATGCAAGTAGAAGTAGATGGTACTTCTCCTACAGTAAATGGTACACAAATGATAATCGAGAACGACAGCGAATCTCATGAGAATACTGATAATGTAGATCAAGATTCTTCATCGATAAAAGATGCAGACAAACAATTGACTCAAGAGGATTTATGCCTGTTATGTGATTTATTCTACTTACCGTTTGAACATGGTGGTCAAGGTATTCAATTGTTACAAGAATTCAACTGGCTAAAGAGCAATGCTCATGTCGTTAtgaagaaatcgaaagaagaggATGCTGCTTCACAATCCGAT ataGAAGAGTGGCATGCTCGTGCAgctaaattaaatgatatgtGTAATGCAGTAAATAGATTGTTTCAACGACTTACTTACTGTAATAATCGCGAACTATTATATGATTTGTATTCATATATGTGGGACATGAGAGGAGTTGTATCATTGCTAAATAGTTATGTAAAATGGTTAG CATTTGGCAGATTCCCAGCGACGATGACAACGTATACCCAGGGAAGCTACACAT GGTTTTCGAACGGTtggaaagaaacatttatgaGTGGTGATCAAGAACCATGGGTCTTTCGCGGTGGTCTTACTGCTGACCTACAG AGATTAATTCCAGTGGACAGCGGTaacgatttatttgtttataaagtCTCAGAAATACCTagtagtaaaatatatacaatacggCCTTACTTAGCGAGCGATGAAGAAGCAGTTTACGCAGTATGCAATCAAATTTGTAACTGCACGGGATCATCGGCTGTAGCAGACAA ATTAGTCGGTGGATTTTTAACATTAAGTCCTGAATTATGTATGATTGTTGAAGATGAGAATGGAATAGTAGGATACGCACTAGCTGCCTTAAATGTTAAATCTTATAATCAGAGGTTGGCAGTTTCTTGGATTCCTGAATTAAAGATGAAATATCCCTTGGATAATGGTATGAATAATTTACCACAGGATATTCAA gatGCGATACAGTATTTTCATACATTTAGTCCAGATGTATCAGAACAATTGTGTAGACATCATCCATCAAAACTTTTGTGCGCAATACTACCTACTGTAACAGATCAGTCAATTCCTAAAAGATTGATTACTTGTGTCTTAGCAGCTTTAAGAGCTAATG gTTCTTTCGGAGTTCATACAACCATGTGCTCAACAGATAAGGAAActaatgatttttatacaaaattaggATTTGTTGAATTGAATCCAGCACAGGAGGAACATCCTGGAATAAAAACGATGTGTAGAAGTTTCTAA
- the LOC122628814 gene encoding protein O-GlcNAcase isoform X4 has protein sequence MDDGTTKGFVSKFVYICRLKKWGMDSYLYAPKDDYKHRAYWRDLYTVEEAEHLTGLITAARECGITFYYALSPGLDITYSSAKEVAALKRKLEQVSQFGCTAFALLFDDIEPEMSEADKEMFQSFAHAQVSVTNDIFQHLGQPRFLLCPTQYCATRAIPNVSSSEYLNTLGMKLAQEIDIMWTGPKVISRLLTVESIEEITEVLRRPPVIWDNLHANDYDQKRVFLGPYSGRSPDLIPKLRGVLTNPNCEYGANFVAIHTLAQWSRCNIDGKRDLSLNDTVSADIKLETETEDGVVGEDVPSTLSPNMYHPRHALKNAISEWLSEFNKKKVAWGVIAKPQPCVAPTIPIPIIPSVNTCMSLTSTTTTTVPATPTPVTNSNHLQALAEVCSTVTSSDSFAQPSSGPMMNSLVSDTKVISEPIVSTISPSVGNEAITTTVSSVEPMDCNTTPSDSPAHGIKIHVEDDIMVENTSTCSEASAGMQVEVDGTSPTVNGTQMIIENDSESHENTDNVDQDSSSIKDADKQLTQEDLCLLCDLFYLPFEHGGQGIQLLQEFNWLKSNAHVVMKKSKEEDAASQSDIEEWHARAAKLNDMCNAVNRLFQRLTYCNNRELLYDLYSYMWDMRGVVSLLNSYVKWLAFGRFPATMTTYTQGSYTWFSNGWKETFMSGDQEPWVFRGGLTADLQRLIPVDSGNDLFVYKVSEIPSSKIYTIRPYLASDEEAVYAVCNQICNCTGSSAVADKLVGGFLTLSPELCMIVEDENGIVGYALAALNVKSYNQRLAVSWIPELKMKYPLDNGMNNLPQDIQDAIQYFHTFSPDVSEQLCRHHPSKLLCAILPTVTDQSIPKRLITCVLAALRANGSFGVHTTMCSTDKETNDFYTKLGFVELNPAQEEHPGIKTMCRSF, from the exons ATGGACGACGGAACAACGAAAGGATTTGTTTCAAAA TTCGTTTATATTTGTAGACTAAAAAAATGGGGAATGGACTCATATTTATATGCACCCAAGGACGATTATAAACATCGCGCGTACTGGAGAGATTTGTATACTGTGGAAGAAGCTGAACATCTAACGGGTTTGATCACAGCTGCTAGAGAATGCGGCATCACGTTTTATTATGCTCTATCTCCAGGATTAGATATCACATATTCCAGTGCCAAGGAAGTAGCAgctttaaagagaaaattagaaCAAGTCAGCCAATTTGGTTGTACCGCATTTGCCTTATTATTCGATGACATAGAGCCTGAAATGAGCGAAGCAGACAAAGAAATGTTTCAATCGTTTGCGCATGCAcaa GTTTCTGTCACCAATGACATTTTTCAACACCTCGGACAACCTCGTTTTCTTCTATGTCCGACACAATATTGCGCAACTCGAGCAATACCCAACGTGTCCTCTTCCGAGTACTTAAATACCCTTGGAATGAAATTAGCTCAAGAAATTGACATTATGTGGACGGGTCCTAAAGTAATATCAAGGCTCTTAACTGTTGAATCTATCGAAGAAATTACAGAAGTTCTTAGAAGGCCGCCTGTTATTTGGGATAACTTGCATGCCAATGATTACGATCAAAAAAGGGTTTTCCTCGGACCGTACTCAGGTAGATCACCTGATCTTATTCCTAAACTGAGAGGTGTTTTAACGAATCCAAATTGTGAGTATGGCGCGAATTTTGTCGCTATTCACACGCTGGCACAATGGAGCAGGTGCAATATCGATGGCAAGAGAGATTTAAGTCTGA ACGACACTGTATCTGCtgatattaaattagaaacaGAGACGGAAGATGGAGTTGTCGGGGAAGACGTTCCTTCAACTTTATCTCCAAACATGTATCATCCACGTCATGCGCTCAAAAATGCGATAAGCGAATGGTTATcagaatttaataagaaaaaagtagcgTGGGGTGTCATCGCGAAACCACAGCCATGCGTAGCTCCGACAATACCAATCCCGATTATTCCTTCTGTAAATACATGTATGAGCTTGACATccacaacgacaacaacggtTCCTGCAACTCCTACACCAGTAACTAATTCGAATCACCTTCAAGCATTGGCTGAAGTATGCTCTACTGTTACAAGTAGCGATAGTTTTGCTCAACCTTCTTCTGGACCCATGATGAATTCTTTAGTATCTGATACCAAAGTAATCAGTGAACCTATAGTTTCAACGATATCTCCCAGTGTAGGAAACGAGGCGATTACAACGACCGTATCTTCGGTCGAACCAATGGATTGTAACACGACCCCGAGTGATTCTCCTGCTCATGGAATAAAAATACACGTAGAAGACGACATCATGGTGGAAAACACTTCT ACATGTAGTGAAGCTTCTGCAGGTATGCAAGTAGAAGTAGATGGTACTTCTCCTACAGTAAATGGTACACAAATGATAATCGAGAACGACAGCGAATCTCATGAGAATACTGATAATGTAGATCAAGATTCTTCATCGATAAAAGATGCAGACAAACAATTGACTCAAGAGGATTTATGCCTGTTATGTGATTTATTCTACTTACCGTTTGAACATGGTGGTCAAGGTATTCAATTGTTACAAGAATTCAACTGGCTAAAGAGCAATGCTCATGTCGTTAtgaagaaatcgaaagaagaggATGCTGCTTCACAATCCGAT ataGAAGAGTGGCATGCTCGTGCAgctaaattaaatgatatgtGTAATGCAGTAAATAGATTGTTTCAACGACTTACTTACTGTAATAATCGCGAACTATTATATGATTTGTATTCATATATGTGGGACATGAGAGGAGTTGTATCATTGCTAAATAGTTATGTAAAATGGTTAG CATTTGGCAGATTCCCAGCGACGATGACAACGTATACCCAGGGAAGCTACACAT GGTTTTCGAACGGTtggaaagaaacatttatgaGTGGTGATCAAGAACCATGGGTCTTTCGCGGTGGTCTTACTGCTGACCTACAG AGATTAATTCCAGTGGACAGCGGTaacgatttatttgtttataaagtCTCAGAAATACCTagtagtaaaatatatacaatacggCCTTACTTAGCGAGCGATGAAGAAGCAGTTTACGCAGTATGCAATCAAATTTGTAACTGCACGGGATCATCGGCTGTAGCAGACAA ATTAGTCGGTGGATTTTTAACATTAAGTCCTGAATTATGTATGATTGTTGAAGATGAGAATGGAATAGTAGGATACGCACTAGCTGCCTTAAATGTTAAATCTTATAATCAGAGGTTGGCAGTTTCTTGGATTCCTGAATTAAAGATGAAATATCCCTTGGATAATGGTATGAATAATTTACCACAGGATATTCAA gatGCGATACAGTATTTTCATACATTTAGTCCAGATGTATCAGAACAATTGTGTAGACATCATCCATCAAAACTTTTGTGCGCAATACTACCTACTGTAACAGATCAGTCAATTCCTAAAAGATTGATTACTTGTGTCTTAGCAGCTTTAAGAGCTAATG gTTCTTTCGGAGTTCATACAACCATGTGCTCAACAGATAAGGAAActaatgatttttatacaaaattaggATTTGTTGAATTGAATCCAGCACAGGAGGAACATCCTGGAATAAAAACGATGTGTAGAAGTTTCTAA